The DNA segment TAGCCGAGCGCTTGTTAAAAAGCATTTTAGCAGGTCAGAATGCCGGGGGACAAATTACGGGAAAACAATCTGCAGCTTTAGTGGTAAAAGGCTCGCAGCAGGAGTGGTATAACCAAATCGATTTAAGAGTTGACAATGCTAAGCAGGCACTTTTTGATTTACAACGCCTTTTGTATTTTCACTACGGACGTATAAGATTAAATCAAGCCATCAAACTTTTGAAAAATGGGGAAAGGAAAAAAGGTCTTAACCTTTTAAATGAAGCGGGTAAATTGGTGGAAGGATGGAATGGAATTTATAGCAAGCTAATTATGGGACTATTGTTGGCAGGAAATGAACAAGATGCAATAAGAACTATTCTGAAAGCAATTAATGAAAATCCGGAATGGAAAGAAAATTTGCCTTGTTTCTATTTTTTAAGAAATCGCCAGGAATTAAGAAAATTTTATATAAAAAGGAAGTTTACGGAAAAGGACTGGAATCAGGCCATCCAATTTCTTATCGGGATTGATAGACCTGAGCAAGCATTGAAACTTGGTAGTATGGTGATAAAAAAGTATCCTCGCTCATCTTATACCTATTACCTCAGAGGAGAGGCATATAAAGAGCTAGATGAAACGAGATCGGCAGTTGCTGATTATAAGATGGTAATTGAATTGGATAGTGGCAATGAGGAAGCTATGTTAGCACTGAAGCGACTTGATAAGGAATGATAGTTTGAGCGGAGATATCATCACTGATGACGTTGTTACTAAGAGTTTCGACTACTCTTGTTTATTAATCGTTAAAGGTTTCGTTAATATAATGGAGGAAAAGAAGTCTGTTTGTTTCTTTTCTTCTCAGGAATAAGAGAGAAAGGAGCCTGCCCGTTACCTGGATCGGCGCAGACTATCTGGTGATTTAATCATTTTAAGGCTTAATCCTGGTATTTAAGGGATTCCTATGAAAATAAAACTGAATCCCCGTTTCCTGGAATACATTGATCAATACAACTAAGGCTTAGTGTGTTGAGGATTGATCAGCGGGGGAATTGTTGCAGATATTTGGCCTTATGTTAAGATAAATACAATTTTATGTAAATAAAGTTTGCAGGGAGCAAAAATAATCCTACTTTTGCATCCCGCTTCGGAGGAAGAGAAACAGTGAAAGTGAAAAGAGAGAAGGATTTGAAAGATTGCAGTAGAGAGATGTCAGAGGTTGTTTTGACCGGTTTAATAACCAAATAAAACAAAGTAAAAAAGTTTAAGAAAAAGCTTGACAATAACAAAAAGATTTCTACCTTTGCAGTCCCAACAAAAACGGGGGTTACCAAACGGAGTTTGATAACAAAAACAAAAAGACTGAAACGATCAGAAGTTTGAAACTGACACCAGGAACATTAAGACCTGGAGGAAACAGAGAAACAAAGATTGCAACATAAAAGAAGAACCGCGAGGAGATTCGAAAAGTTCATTAAAGAGATGTCATTTATAGCGTAGCGAGGTAAGATAGTACCGTTTCAAAGTACATGAAAACCAAAGCTATTTTTTCAAGTCAGAATCTGACAGACAATACAAAAAAAAGAATAAAGACTATTATTAACAAGTTAAGAATGGTCAGCGTTCAAACAACACATTTTACAATGGAGAGTTTGATCCTGGCTCAGGATGAACGCTAGCGGCAGGCCTAATACATGCAAGTCGAACGATAGTGAAGGGCTTGCTCTTCACGAAAGTGGCGCACGGGTGCGTAACGCGTATGCAACCTACCTTAATCAGGGGGATAGCCCGAAGAAATTCGGATTAACACCGCATAAAATCACAGTACAGCATTGTACAATGATCAAATATTTATAGGATTAAGATGGGCATGCGTGTCATTAGTTAGTTGGCGAGGTAACGGCTCACCAAGACCACGATGACTAGGGGATCTGAGAGGATGACCCCCCACACTGGTACTGAGACACGGACCAGACTCCTACGGGAGGCAGCAGTAAGGAATATTGGTCAATGGAGGCAACTCTGAACCAGCCATGCCGCGTGCAGGAAGACAGCCCTCTGGGTCGTAAACTGCTTTTATTCGGGAATAAACCTACTTACGTGTAAGTAGCTGAATGTACCGAAGGAATAAGGATCGGCTAACTCCGTGCCAGCAGCCGCGGTAATACGGAGGATCCAAGCGTTATCCGGATTTATTGGGTTTAAAGGGTGCGTAGGCGGCTTATTAAGTCAGGGGTGAAAGACGGTGGCTCAACCATCGCAGTGCCCTTGATACTGATGAGCTTGAATACACTAGAGGTAGGCGGAATGTGACAAGTAGCGGTGAAATGCATAGATATGTCACAGAACACCGATTGCGAAGGCAGCTTACTATGGTGTTATTGACGCTGAGGCACGAAAGCGTGGGGATCAAACAGGATTAGATACCCTGGTAGTCCACGCCCTAAACGATGAATACTCGCTGTTAGCGATACACAGTTAGCGGCTAAGCGAAAGCGTTAAGTATTCCACCTGGGGAGTACGCCCGCAAGGGTGAAACTCAAAGGAATTGACGGGGGCCCGCACAAGCGGAGGAGCATGTGGTTTAATTCGATGATACGCGAGGAACCTTACCCGGGCTTGAAAGTTAGTGAATGATCTAGAGATAGGTCAGTGAGCAATCACACGAAACTAGGTGCTGCATGGCTGTCGTCAGCTCGTGCCGTGAGGTGTTGGGTTAAGTCCCGCAACGAGCGCAACCCCTATGTTTAGTTGCCAGCACGTTAAGGTGGGGACTCTAAACAGACTGCCTGTGCAAACAGAGAGGAAGGAGGGGACGACGTCAAGTCATCATGGCCCTTACGTCCGGGGCTACACACGTGCTACAATGGATGGTACAGAGGGCAGCAAGCTGGCAACAGCAAGCAAATCTCAAAAAGCCATTCACAGTTCGGATAGAGGTCTGCAACTCGACCTCTTGAAGTTGGATTCGCTAGTAATCGCGTATCAGCAATGACGCGGTGAATACGTTCCCGGGCCTTGTACACACCGCCCGTCAAGC comes from the Pedobacter sp. FW305-3-2-15-E-R2A2 genome and includes:
- a CDS encoding DUF1028 domain-containing protein is translated as MATNNIYVGNSTVYVQPGLAAFSVIAETKPDYAINGFVELKKGRSIKKAIEYTRDRDEDANFRQVAGIDSIGNVYAYTGSALKFWKDDASHLTGKDYVVLGNQLAEGVLSCMAASFKHSKGTLAERLLKSILAGQNAGGQITGKQSAALVVKGSQQEWYNQIDLRVDNAKQALFDLQRLLYFHYGRIRLNQAIKLLKNGERKKGLNLLNEAGKLVEGWNGIYSKLIMGLLLAGNEQDAIRTILKAINENPEWKENLPCFYFLRNRQELRKFYIKRKFTEKDWNQAIQFLIGIDRPEQALKLGSMVIKKYPRSSYTYYLRGEAYKELDETRSAVADYKMVIELDSGNEEAMLALKRLDKE